A region from the Flexibacter flexilis DSM 6793 genome encodes:
- a CDS encoding carboxylesterase/lipase family protein has product MKLTQKLGLLLATMSIGHRSAAEPPTLINPQKLPTQSGFISGKTTPDKEVKIFMGIPYATPPVGALRWKAPLPAAAWKGVKQCQMPPPSAMQGTPRPFYCWTREFLAPEQPISEDCLYLNVWTAAKQTTEKRPVIVWIHGGGFVSGSGTVSLYDGEQMARKGVVFVTINYRLGVFGFLAHPQLSAENPKHTSGNYGLLDQMQALRWVKQNIAAFGGDSSNVTVAGQSAGAHSICALMVSPLAKGLFSKVIAQSGGVFSFNKEGKFRSLENNEAAGLRLTQQLGLASVEQLRQLPADSLQKMTGRWSVTCDKVVVPDVRTVFEAAAQNDAPLLTGWNLDDGVSFDRFTAAQFQAKIRRQYPDQADSILQIFPAATDAQATESEKLLNQFSFGWHSYSWAREQAKTGKNKVFLYWFTHKPAGEPDFGAFHSAEFSYALHTLHYWNRPFTAWDFQLSEMMSSYWVNFARNGNPNGQTLPPWPAFQLQSPQIMRFGEEVKPNAVPYQAEFKFLDKIF; this is encoded by the coding sequence ATGAAACTAACCCAAAAACTTGGATTATTACTTGCTACCATGAGCATTGGCCATCGTTCGGCAGCCGAGCCGCCGACTCTCATTAATCCCCAAAAATTGCCGACTCAATCGGGTTTTATTTCGGGCAAAACTACTCCCGACAAAGAAGTAAAAATCTTTATGGGGATTCCGTATGCCACGCCGCCCGTCGGGGCTTTGCGCTGGAAAGCTCCCCTACCCGCCGCCGCTTGGAAAGGCGTAAAACAGTGCCAAATGCCGCCGCCTTCGGCCATGCAAGGCACGCCGCGCCCTTTTTATTGCTGGACGCGCGAGTTTTTGGCACCAGAGCAGCCCATTAGCGAAGATTGTCTGTACCTCAACGTCTGGACGGCGGCCAAACAAACCACCGAAAAACGCCCCGTTATTGTCTGGATACATGGCGGCGGATTTGTGAGCGGGTCGGGCACAGTGTCGCTTTACGATGGTGAGCAAATGGCACGCAAAGGCGTTGTTTTCGTGACGATTAACTATCGCTTAGGCGTATTTGGTTTTTTGGCGCACCCGCAACTTTCTGCCGAAAATCCCAAGCATACTTCTGGAAATTATGGCTTACTTGACCAGATGCAGGCGTTGCGCTGGGTGAAACAAAACATTGCGGCTTTTGGCGGCGACTCCTCCAATGTTACGGTGGCGGGACAGTCGGCGGGAGCGCATAGCATTTGCGCCCTGATGGTTTCGCCGTTGGCTAAAGGTTTGTTTTCCAAAGTAATAGCGCAAAGCGGTGGTGTTTTTTCTTTCAATAAAGAAGGGAAATTTAGGTCGCTGGAAAACAACGAAGCCGCAGGTTTGCGCCTCACCCAACAGTTAGGCCTCGCGTCTGTGGAGCAGTTGCGCCAATTGCCTGCCGATTCGCTGCAAAAAATGACAGGCCGTTGGAGTGTAACTTGTGATAAAGTGGTAGTGCCCGACGTGCGCACTGTGTTTGAGGCCGCCGCCCAAAATGATGCGCCTTTGCTTACGGGTTGGAATCTGGACGATGGAGTTTCGTTTGACCGCTTCACTGCCGCGCAGTTTCAGGCCAAAATCAGGCGACAGTACCCCGACCAAGCCGATAGTATTTTGCAAATATTCCCAGCCGCCACCGACGCGCAAGCCACCGAATCCGAGAAGTTACTAAATCAGTTTTCGTTTGGTTGGCATAGCTATTCGTGGGCACGCGAACAGGCCAAGACGGGCAAAAACAAGGTATTTTTGTATTGGTTTACGCACAAACCCGCAGGCGAACCCGATTTTGGGGCGTTTCATTCTGCCGAATTTAGCTACGCGCTGCATACGCTCCACTACTGGAACAGGCCTTTTACGGCGTGGGATTTTCAGCTTTCGGAAATGATGTCGTCGTATTGGGTCAATTTTGCCCGCAACGGAAACCCTAACGGCCAAACCTTACCGCCATGGCCAGCGTTTCAGCTCCAAAGCCCACAAATCATGCGTTTTGGCGAGGAGGTAAAACCTAATGCTGTGCCGTATCAGG